A genomic segment from Marinobacter subterrani encodes:
- a CDS encoding ATP-binding protein, with the protein MKACLPFLLCCLLALFQSPVRAEPPQASPAPVLGQQELAWLADQERFRIGLYTNQVPLVFDTGEGVLAGIYIDYLARLSEKLDVVIEPVPLPAGEEGSEVPAEAASDAILTTRMPGMPVVPGKRFTDPLMSLTYGLFVSAGDAAIRTLADLEGSRVAIIAGDPNQYPMLDPVEEFTPVPAASVSEAVGHVLSGKADAFLAPVPVVSDYLQSAMVNGIGLSDLLSDTPVEVVLRVDTGKDRLFQVLNKAVASISHNEHRVIRQSWLQAGQPLIEKTGIELSTTDVGWLKHHPDLTVAFRSDWPPFEYAQDGRPTGLVPDLVTRLEEELNVQFNRTLVASRMVAEEQLQSGKVDILPGLSRTPRTEDDFLFTRAYLTVPIALAIRDDGRFIGDLRELRDERVGVVNRHAAHDYLLIHHPNLDLYPVATVEEGLLALSNGDLDVMVTHIPAVSYTVARLGLSNLRITSITPYQYDLRLAVRKDNPELQRVLNKALGNLEASETESIYNRWIHLDIEQEADYTVVRRVVLIAVLVVLIFLYWNRKLSREVDERIRSENALRRSEDELRAAKLEAERLAREAETASLAKSEFLANMSHEIRTPMNAVIGYSDLLSNSVTDPQQRNYLDAIRAGSRSLLMLINDILDLSRIEAGKMRLDYSPVSVRRLLGDVRHIFDLRAREQGITLEVSVDSGMPGAMMLDETRLRQVLFNLVGNAIKFTHEGGVTVRATAKPLKPRGEASPGSGTPARQFYKLVVTVKDSGIGIAQDQLDRIFDAFEQQEGQNTRRYGGTGLGLAISRKLARMMGGELDVESESGQGSTFTVTLPRVEATVEHAEDEGAPKESDRLLAQTLSIQERGWLREQLASDFGDEWETVRESGDPEQMKDFARRVLAWGQRFRSRSVTQYGEKLLADVEAFNLDAVNSTLEAFPKLLGRED; encoded by the coding sequence GTGAAGGCCTGCCTTCCCTTTTTACTGTGCTGCCTGTTGGCGCTGTTTCAATCCCCTGTGCGGGCGGAACCGCCGCAGGCGTCACCGGCGCCGGTGCTTGGCCAGCAGGAACTGGCCTGGCTTGCGGACCAGGAGCGCTTTCGCATCGGACTTTACACCAATCAGGTGCCCCTGGTGTTCGACACTGGCGAGGGTGTGCTGGCGGGGATCTACATTGATTACCTGGCCCGGTTGTCGGAGAAGCTGGATGTCGTTATCGAGCCGGTGCCCCTGCCTGCGGGGGAAGAAGGTAGCGAGGTGCCGGCCGAGGCGGCCAGTGATGCCATTCTGACGACGCGGATGCCGGGCATGCCGGTGGTGCCCGGCAAACGATTTACCGATCCACTGATGTCGCTGACCTATGGCCTGTTTGTCAGCGCCGGTGATGCCGCCATCCGCACCCTCGCTGACCTGGAGGGAAGCCGGGTTGCCATTATCGCCGGTGATCCCAACCAATACCCCATGCTGGATCCGGTCGAGGAGTTTACGCCGGTTCCTGCCGCCAGCGTCAGCGAGGCGGTTGGGCATGTGCTTTCGGGCAAGGCCGATGCGTTTCTGGCACCGGTACCCGTGGTTTCGGATTACCTGCAGTCGGCGATGGTGAATGGCATAGGTCTGTCGGACCTGCTCAGTGACACACCGGTTGAGGTTGTCTTGCGGGTCGATACCGGCAAGGATCGCCTGTTCCAGGTGCTGAACAAGGCGGTGGCGTCCATCAGCCATAACGAGCACCGGGTCATCCGGCAGTCCTGGCTGCAGGCGGGACAGCCCTTGATCGAGAAAACCGGTATCGAACTGTCCACCACCGATGTTGGCTGGCTCAAGCATCATCCGGATCTTACGGTGGCGTTCCGATCGGACTGGCCGCCATTTGAGTACGCCCAGGATGGCCGTCCCACCGGCCTGGTTCCGGATCTGGTGACCCGCCTGGAAGAGGAGTTGAACGTCCAGTTCAACAGAACCCTGGTTGCAAGCCGGATGGTTGCCGAGGAGCAGCTCCAGTCCGGTAAGGTCGACATACTGCCCGGGCTGTCCCGGACGCCGCGCACCGAAGACGACTTCCTGTTCACCCGTGCCTACCTGACCGTACCCATAGCTCTCGCGATCCGCGATGACGGGCGGTTTATCGGCGATCTCCGGGAGCTTCGCGATGAACGGGTTGGCGTGGTCAACCGGCACGCCGCCCACGATTACCTGCTGATCCATCATCCGAACCTGGACCTTTACCCGGTGGCCACTGTCGAGGAGGGGCTGCTGGCGCTCTCCAACGGCGACCTGGATGTGATGGTGACCCACATTCCGGCGGTCAGCTACACCGTTGCCCGGCTGGGTTTGTCGAACCTGAGGATTACCAGCATCACGCCCTACCAGTACGATCTCAGGCTGGCGGTGCGGAAGGATAATCCGGAATTGCAGCGGGTGCTGAACAAGGCTCTGGGGAACCTTGAAGCCAGTGAAACGGAGTCGATCTACAACCGCTGGATCCATCTCGATATTGAGCAGGAAGCCGATTACACGGTGGTGCGGCGGGTGGTACTGATCGCCGTCCTGGTGGTGCTGATTTTCCTGTACTGGAATCGCAAACTGTCCCGGGAGGTTGATGAGCGCATCCGCTCGGAGAACGCCCTGCGCCGCAGCGAGGATGAACTGAGGGCTGCCAAGCTCGAGGCCGAACGCCTGGCCCGGGAGGCGGAGACAGCCAGCCTGGCAAAAAGCGAGTTTCTGGCCAACATGTCCCACGAGATCCGAACCCCGATGAACGCGGTCATCGGCTACAGCGACCTGCTCAGCAACAGCGTCACCGACCCCCAGCAGCGTAATTACCTGGACGCCATCCGGGCCGGCAGCCGCAGCCTGCTGATGCTGATCAACGATATTCTGGACCTGTCCCGCATCGAGGCGGGAAAAATGCGGCTTGACTACTCCCCGGTCTCGGTTCGGCGCCTGCTGGGTGATGTCCGGCACATTTTTGATCTGCGGGCCCGGGAGCAGGGCATCACCCTGGAAGTCAGCGTTGATTCCGGGATGCCCGGGGCCATGATGCTCGATGAAACCCGCTTGCGGCAGGTTCTGTTCAATCTGGTCGGCAATGCTATAAAGTTCACCCACGAGGGTGGCGTTACGGTGCGTGCCACCGCGAAGCCCCTGAAACCCCGGGGAGAGGCCAGCCCGGGCTCCGGGACGCCGGCCCGTCAGTTCTACAAACTGGTGGTGACCGTCAAGGATAGCGGTATCGGTATCGCGCAGGATCAGCTGGATCGGATTTTTGACGCCTTTGAGCAGCAGGAGGGGCAGAACACCCGTCGTTATGGCGGGACCGGCCTGGGCCTTGCCATCAGCCGAAAGCTGGCGCGGATGATGGGCGGCGAGCTGGACGTTGAAAGTGAGTCAGGTCAGGGCTCGACGTTTACGGTGACCCTTCCGAGGGTAGAGGCGACCGTGGAGCATGCCGAAGACGAAGGTGCACCCAAGGAGTCGGATCGGCTGCTTGCCCAGACCCTGAGCATCCAGGAACGTGGCTGGCTGCGGGAACAGCTGGCTTCGGATTTTGGCGATGAGTGGGAAACGGTAAGGGAAAGCGGGGACCCTGAACAGATGAAAGACTTCGCCCGCCGTGTACTGGCCTGGGGCCAGCGATTCCGATCCCGCTCCGTGACCCAGTATGGTGAAAAGCTGCTTGCCGACGTGGAGGCGTTCAACCTGGACGCGGTCAACAGCACCCTGGAGGCTTTCCCGAAACTTCTGGGCCGCGAGGACTGA
- the cls gene encoding cardiolipin synthase produces the protein MEDLSLIAFVVVLIYLGALACIYRILLTYRTTQGAIAWIIGLLGLPYLAVPMFILFGRYRFGGYVKARRLGDESLTSLLNRFEQQTTSIPPPATDRFSDELQVLCRLGRQPFTDGNRCTLLRDGEATFEALFEAMEDATRYILLEFYIVRSDRVGRQIKSILERKLAQGVEVWFLYDDIGSVGLPRKYLKQLAAAGARVASFGDGNIRRRRFQINFRNHRKLLVCDGKIGFVGGINLGDEYLGTAMDQEPWRDTHCRIEGPAVTGLQLAWLEDWNWASSQFPNLDWAPSDNLPGDDEVLMLPTGPADTWETCTLFFLNCINNARNRLWIASPYFVPDFQIMNALQLAALRGVDVRVLIPEKSDSRLIGIAAYSYLVQACKTGIGIYRYQPGFMHQKVILVDDRYAALGTANMDNRSMRLNFEITAVTTAPHFVHSVEAMLEEDLESSRLMTESDYQDRSILFRLGCRAVRLLAPLL, from the coding sequence ATGGAAGACCTCTCACTGATTGCCTTTGTGGTCGTCCTGATCTATCTGGGCGCATTGGCCTGTATCTACCGCATTCTTCTCACCTACCGTACCACCCAGGGCGCTATCGCCTGGATTATTGGCCTGCTCGGGCTGCCCTACCTTGCGGTTCCCATGTTTATCCTGTTCGGGCGCTACCGGTTCGGTGGCTACGTCAAGGCGCGCCGGCTGGGCGACGAATCGCTGACCAGCCTGCTGAACCGGTTTGAGCAGCAGACCACCTCCATTCCGCCACCCGCCACTGACCGGTTCAGCGACGAGCTTCAGGTTTTGTGCCGGCTGGGGCGCCAACCGTTCACCGATGGCAACCGGTGCACCCTGCTGCGGGACGGCGAAGCGACCTTTGAGGCGCTGTTTGAAGCCATGGAGGACGCCACCCGCTATATTCTCCTGGAGTTTTACATCGTGCGCTCCGACCGGGTCGGGCGGCAGATCAAATCCATTCTCGAACGCAAGCTGGCCCAGGGGGTCGAAGTCTGGTTTCTGTACGATGATATCGGCAGCGTCGGGCTGCCACGTAAGTACCTCAAGCAGCTCGCAGCCGCCGGCGCCCGTGTGGCCTCGTTTGGCGACGGGAATATTCGCCGGCGCCGGTTCCAGATCAATTTCCGGAACCACCGTAAACTGCTGGTCTGCGACGGCAAGATCGGTTTTGTCGGTGGCATCAACCTGGGCGATGAGTATCTGGGAACCGCCATGGATCAGGAACCCTGGCGTGACACCCACTGCCGGATCGAAGGACCGGCGGTGACGGGCCTGCAACTGGCCTGGCTGGAGGACTGGAACTGGGCCAGCAGCCAGTTCCCGAACCTGGATTGGGCACCCTCGGACAATCTGCCGGGTGATGACGAGGTGCTGATGCTGCCCACCGGTCCGGCTGACACCTGGGAAACCTGCACGCTGTTCTTTCTGAACTGCATCAACAATGCCCGCAACCGGCTGTGGATTGCCTCGCCCTATTTCGTGCCGGATTTCCAGATCATGAACGCCCTGCAGCTGGCCGCATTGCGGGGTGTCGATGTCCGGGTGCTGATCCCGGAAAAATCAGACAGCCGCCTGATCGGCATTGCAGCCTACTCCTACCTGGTTCAGGCCTGCAAGACGGGCATCGGGATCTATCGTTATCAGCCGGGCTTCATGCACCAGAAGGTGATTCTGGTGGATGACCGGTACGCGGCACTCGGAACCGCCAATATGGATAACCGCTCCATGCGGCTGAATTTCGAGATTACCGCCGTCACCACGGCGCCGCATTTTGTCCACAGCGTCGAAGCCATGCTGGAGGAGGACCTTGAAAGCTCGCGCCTGATGACCGAAAGCGACTACCAGGACCGTTCCATCCTGTTCCGGCTCGGCTGCCGGGCGGTACGATTACTGGCACCGTTGCTCTAG
- a CDS encoding patatin-like phospholipase family protein — protein sequence MAHVGVLRVLEEMRIPVDLIVGTSAGSAVGALYASGMPIPEIERRFLRLDWLASFQDNPGRSYKPVRRKRDDWRFPVVPGIGVRADGLHVGGGLVAGQNLGFILNELTRNAALVEDFDRLPIPFRAVATDLETGEQVVIGEGNLAEAIRASMSIPGVYAPVERHGRLLVDGGVANNLPISVARDMGADIIIAVDITDSLMQTDELREAFSVVGQLTTIMTRRNSEQQLALLSGQDVLIRPDLEGYTSADFYDAPILFELGASAARKHAVELHPLSVSQADWLQWQVRHRAPEATQEPVARIEIEGGRRLASDFLRERIRQKPGERLNRDELEADLKRIYGLGYYEIVSYSTASSPEGTILTIRVQEKSWGPNYLSFGLNYEDNFDGETRFNLASSLRITELNALGGEWQTGLQLGTEPWVRSQWYQPLDYGYERFLVLGGEYSRDTLSLFDSGGRRIAEVDVAFRKADLAVGMEIGGNAEVRLTYSRGYATVDEQIGQPVAPEDSVHQGGLALQLVHDSLNDTFFPSAGGFAGLRMRMERDGLGSDRRFDSVTGMALGTESWRGLTLTGLVYAHAVTRGVPGIENAVRLGGFRRLSAYAPGEITGADALMASVYASQTFGGPLLPWFVGIGFEAGNAWSSLHSASWDSAVKSSSVFAGVDTFLGPVQVAAAYNNEDNWTAYLNIGFSFTQLFY from the coding sequence ATGGCGCATGTCGGGGTGCTCCGGGTTCTGGAAGAAATGCGCATTCCCGTTGACCTGATCGTCGGCACCAGTGCCGGTTCCGCCGTTGGTGCGCTCTACGCCAGTGGCATGCCCATCCCCGAGATCGAGCGGCGCTTTCTTCGCCTGGACTGGCTGGCCAGCTTCCAGGATAACCCCGGCCGGTCCTACAAACCGGTGCGTCGAAAGCGGGATGACTGGCGATTTCCAGTGGTGCCGGGTATCGGGGTCCGGGCCGATGGCCTGCATGTGGGTGGCGGTCTTGTCGCCGGCCAGAACCTGGGGTTCATCCTCAATGAGCTGACTCGTAATGCGGCGCTGGTTGAGGACTTCGATCGCCTGCCGATTCCTTTTCGTGCGGTCGCCACGGATCTTGAAACTGGCGAACAGGTGGTGATCGGTGAGGGCAATCTTGCCGAAGCCATACGTGCCAGCATGAGCATACCTGGCGTCTACGCCCCGGTTGAAAGGCACGGCCGGTTGCTGGTCGATGGTGGGGTCGCCAATAACCTGCCGATCAGTGTTGCCCGCGATATGGGGGCCGATATCATTATTGCGGTCGATATTACCGACAGTCTGATGCAAACCGATGAGCTGCGGGAGGCGTTCTCCGTGGTTGGCCAGCTCACCACCATCATGACCCGGCGCAACTCCGAACAGCAGCTGGCACTGCTGTCCGGGCAGGATGTGCTGATCCGTCCCGACCTGGAGGGCTACACCTCCGCTGACTTCTACGATGCCCCGATCCTGTTTGAACTGGGCGCCAGCGCCGCCCGGAAGCATGCCGTCGAACTCCACCCACTCTCGGTGTCGCAGGCTGACTGGCTCCAGTGGCAGGTGCGCCACCGCGCGCCGGAGGCAACCCAGGAGCCGGTGGCCCGGATCGAGATCGAGGGCGGCCGGCGACTGGCCAGTGACTTTCTCCGGGAGCGGATCCGCCAGAAGCCCGGTGAGAGGCTGAACCGGGATGAGCTGGAGGCGGATCTCAAACGCATCTACGGGCTCGGCTACTACGAGATTGTCTCCTATTCCACGGCGTCTTCCCCGGAAGGCACGATTCTGACGATCCGGGTCCAGGAAAAGAGCTGGGGGCCGAACTACCTGTCCTTCGGCCTCAACTACGAAGACAATTTCGATGGCGAAACCCGTTTCAATCTTGCCTCCTCACTGCGTATAACCGAGCTGAATGCCCTGGGTGGCGAGTGGCAGACCGGCCTCCAGCTGGGCACGGAACCCTGGGTTCGAAGCCAGTGGTACCAGCCGCTGGATTATGGTTATGAGCGTTTCCTGGTGCTCGGTGGTGAATACTCCCGGGATACCCTGAGCCTGTTTGACAGCGGGGGCCGCCGAATTGCCGAGGTGGATGTGGCCTTCCGCAAGGCGGACCTTGCTGTCGGTATGGAGATCGGTGGCAATGCCGAGGTCCGCCTGACCTATTCCCGGGGGTATGCGACGGTCGATGAACAGATCGGCCAGCCGGTGGCCCCGGAGGATTCGGTGCATCAGGGCGGCCTTGCCCTGCAATTGGTCCATGACTCACTGAATGACACGTTTTTCCCGAGCGCCGGTGGCTTCGCCGGCCTCCGGATGCGTATGGAACGGGATGGCCTGGGGTCCGACCGGCGGTTTGATTCGGTAACCGGCATGGCTCTGGGCACCGAGAGCTGGAGGGGGCTGACCCTGACCGGGTTGGTCTATGCCCATGCGGTCACCCGGGGCGTCCCCGGCATTGAAAATGCGGTTCGACTGGGTGGTTTCCGTCGGCTGTCGGCCTATGCTCCGGGTGAAATCACCGGCGCCGACGCCCTGATGGCGTCTGTCTACGCCAGCCAGACCTTCGGCGGGCCGCTTTTGCCCTGGTTTGTGGGTATCGGTTTTGAAGCCGGCAACGCCTGGTCGTCGCTGCATTCGGCGAGCTGGGACAGCGCGGTGAAGTCCTCAAGCGTGTTTGCCGGCGTGGATACCTTCCTGGGGCCGGTGCAAGTTGCGGCGGCCTATAACAACGAGGATAACTGGACTGCCTACCTCAATATCGGCTTTTCGTTCACCCAGTTGTTCTACTGA
- a CDS encoding GntR family transcriptional regulator, whose product MNAFKPRETLTEQVARHIENLIAFGQLRSGERIYEGAMAKQMDVSHGSIREGLLLLEKRHLVRNVPRKGAFVTPLDDYFVRSLYETLELYLTHTGRKLVRHWQPEDMIRLESLYDQMKACFEKNDLMTFLELGIEYTKASLAYADNYFIVSAVDDLWPSAKRCAFVAFQRGGNQVLEDNLAHMQESISAIRDRDEDRLAAILHRFALQQCHQVLAAIEDTAGKTA is encoded by the coding sequence ATGAATGCGTTCAAACCCCGGGAAACTCTGACCGAGCAGGTCGCCCGCCACATCGAGAATCTTATCGCCTTTGGTCAGCTCCGGTCCGGAGAACGGATCTACGAGGGCGCCATGGCCAAACAGATGGACGTCAGCCACGGGTCTATCCGGGAAGGCCTGTTATTGCTGGAAAAACGGCATCTGGTGCGCAATGTTCCCCGCAAGGGCGCGTTTGTCACGCCGCTGGACGACTATTTCGTGCGCAGCCTCTACGAAACCCTGGAACTCTACCTCACCCACACGGGCCGCAAGCTGGTGCGCCACTGGCAACCGGAGGACATGATCCGGCTGGAATCCCTGTACGACCAGATGAAAGCCTGCTTTGAAAAGAACGACCTGATGACCTTCCTGGAGCTGGGCATCGAGTACACCAAGGCGTCGTTGGCCTACGCCGACAACTATTTCATTGTCTCAGCCGTTGACGACCTCTGGCCCTCTGCGAAGCGCTGCGCCTTCGTCGCTTTCCAGCGCGGAGGCAACCAGGTGCTCGAAGACAATCTTGCCCACATGCAGGAATCGATCAGCGCCATCAGGGATCGGGACGAAGACCGTCTGGCGGCTATCCTGCACCGCTTCGCGCTGCAGCAGTGTCATCAGGTTCTGGCCGCGATAGAAGATACCGCGGGCAAAACGGCGTGA
- a CDS encoding AraC family transcriptional regulator, with protein sequence MTSTQPDTTGAPRVAASSTLALVHYLERQGVLNPPRVERLTGLSMSELRDPDRRVPADAHYRLWEHAEQVTGDPGVGLHAGQVVDPERMGLVGHVFFNCDTLGEAVTQYVRLHRLINESVFLSFEQTTDQAILCWQPDAAEHYCRQDMDRTLAAALTRTRHFIHPGIRADWAEIAHPAPAYADEYEKLLGGPVHFNCGTTRLAFNSRHLGHPIPRRNPYVYSAVLKQVNSLLARLQTRRSFGRRIRRLISKQMATEKIDADTLARQCHMSRQTLYRKLKKEGLSFHGLVEQVRQDKALRYVAGDHYALGEIAFLLGFSELSAFSRAFKRWTGSSPAEYRARHLAMQAADTQTPVSGSGSR encoded by the coding sequence GTGACCTCAACTCAGCCAGACACCACCGGTGCACCGCGGGTCGCGGCGTCCAGTACGCTTGCGCTGGTGCACTACCTTGAGCGCCAGGGCGTGCTGAACCCGCCCCGCGTCGAACGGCTCACCGGCCTGTCCATGTCGGAACTCCGTGATCCCGACCGGCGGGTGCCGGCTGACGCCCATTATCGGCTCTGGGAGCACGCCGAGCAGGTAACCGGCGACCCCGGCGTGGGGCTCCATGCCGGCCAGGTGGTGGATCCGGAGCGCATGGGGCTGGTCGGGCATGTGTTTTTCAATTGCGACACCCTGGGCGAGGCCGTTACCCAGTACGTGCGCCTGCACCGGCTGATCAATGAATCGGTGTTCCTGAGCTTTGAACAGACTACCGACCAGGCCATTCTGTGCTGGCAGCCGGACGCGGCCGAGCATTACTGCCGCCAGGACATGGACCGAACCCTGGCCGCCGCCCTCACCCGGACCCGGCACTTCATCCATCCCGGCATCCGGGCCGACTGGGCGGAAATTGCCCACCCGGCCCCGGCCTATGCCGATGAATACGAGAAGCTCCTGGGTGGCCCGGTACATTTCAACTGCGGCACAACCCGCCTGGCCTTCAACAGCCGGCACCTGGGGCACCCGATCCCCCGGCGCAATCCCTACGTCTATTCCGCAGTGCTGAAGCAGGTCAACTCCCTGCTGGCGAGGCTGCAGACCCGACGCTCCTTTGGCCGCAGGATCCGCCGGCTGATTTCAAAGCAGATGGCGACCGAGAAAATCGATGCCGACACCCTGGCACGCCAGTGCCACATGAGCCGCCAGACCCTGTACCGCAAGCTCAAGAAAGAGGGGCTCAGCTTCCATGGTCTGGTTGAACAGGTGCGCCAGGACAAGGCGCTTCGCTACGTGGCCGGCGACCACTATGCCCTGGGCGAGATTGCCTTTCTGCTGGGGTTCTCTGAACTCAGCGCCTTCAGCCGCGCCTTCAAACGCTGGACCGGTAGCTCGCCGGCCGAGTATCGGGCCAGGCACCTGGCCATGCAGGCCGCAGATACCCAGACGCCGGTTTCCGGCAGCGGGAGCCGATGA
- a CDS encoding alpha/beta fold hydrolase, whose product MTVALNHRITGEGPPLILLHGLFGSLDNLGGIARRLEDQWQIHALDERNHGSSPHTEAMDYPSMADDVITYMDAQGLEKASLLGHSMGGKVAMQVALKAPERVDKLIVADIAPVSYRPHHDAILEGLTGIHLTGVRSRQDADKLMAEFVDTPGVRQFLLKNLERIPREQQEEGGPMFRWRLNLPVIDACYGKLARAPEGETPFTGPVLFLKGADSAYIQEKHRDEIQRLFPRAQLRIIQDTGHWLHAEKADTFAALCRRFLSAE is encoded by the coding sequence ATGACTGTTGCTCTGAATCATCGAATTACCGGCGAAGGCCCGCCCCTGATACTTCTTCACGGTCTGTTCGGGTCGCTGGACAATCTTGGCGGGATTGCCCGGCGGCTGGAGGATCAATGGCAGATTCATGCACTGGACGAGCGTAATCACGGCAGTTCACCTCATACCGAGGCCATGGATTATCCGTCGATGGCGGACGATGTGATTACCTACATGGATGCACAGGGTCTCGAAAAAGCCAGCCTGCTGGGCCATTCCATGGGCGGCAAGGTGGCGATGCAGGTCGCTCTCAAGGCGCCGGAGCGGGTGGATAAACTGATCGTGGCCGATATTGCTCCGGTCAGTTACAGACCTCACCATGATGCCATTCTGGAGGGCCTCACTGGCATTCACCTGACCGGTGTGCGCTCCCGCCAGGACGCTGACAAGCTGATGGCCGAATTTGTTGACACGCCCGGCGTGCGGCAATTCCTGTTGAAAAATCTTGAGCGTATTCCCCGGGAGCAGCAGGAAGAGGGCGGGCCAATGTTTCGCTGGCGCCTGAACCTGCCGGTGATTGATGCCTGCTACGGGAAGCTCGCCCGCGCGCCAGAGGGAGAAACCCCGTTCACCGGCCCGGTGCTGTTCCTGAAGGGTGCGGATTCGGCCTACATCCAGGAAAAACACCGGGACGAGATCCAGCGGCTGTTTCCCCGGGCCCAGTTGCGAATTATCCAGGACACCGGCCACTGGCTGCACGCCGAAAAGGCCGATACCTTCGCCGCGTTGTGCCGCCGTTTCCTCAGCGCTGAATAG
- a CDS encoding DUF2789 family protein: MDTSKHNLSTLFDQLGLASGASDIEDFVTRHSPLPREVAIQDAPLWSESQSHFLEEGLEDDSDWAELIDELDALMRH, encoded by the coding sequence ATGGACACCAGCAAACACAACCTCAGCACACTGTTCGACCAACTTGGTCTGGCCTCCGGCGCCAGCGACATCGAGGATTTTGTCACCAGGCACTCGCCCCTGCCGCGCGAGGTCGCAATCCAGGATGCCCCGCTCTGGTCTGAGAGCCAGTCGCATTTTCTGGAGGAAGGTCTGGAAGATGACAGTGACTGGGCCGAGCTCATCGATGAACTGGATGCCCTGATGCGGCATTAG
- a CDS encoding GGDEF domain-containing protein, translating into MASDQSWKEKYLQELESAENREQQWKVERNSLERMLVRTSLASEGQAPELDRLLARLRKDLRKNRVDVEAWKELQDQIDRQVALLDEHQASAEKKRSLFSRKRRDPEPVNGPGPQPEPVPPSEAANKPGNAQDIEDNAQRLRIARRVGQLLGQMLAQVSLEPATEARARALQQSLLASNDWNELREGLNHVAELVIAAVTRSKREFEAFLKRLDERLELLRGHFSAQSSAQSGRLNASENLDREIRDEIERVGLHLQASDNLQDLKNSVSRHLASIGQAVGRFRTQESERERVLSEQLGAMQEKVAAMEAHSEQMQEQVRKERLRAMTDLLTELPNREAWQERLAFEYNRWQRYGHPLTVGVLDIDLFKRVNDSYGHKAGDRVLQLVAREFREGLRTTDFVARFGGEEFVMLFPETAPVDARTVVDKLREHVGKLPFHFRGEPVVVTFSAGLAGFVPGDNEESVFDRADRALYQAKGAGRDRVVISEEASS; encoded by the coding sequence ATGGCATCGGATCAGTCCTGGAAGGAAAAATACCTTCAGGAACTCGAATCTGCAGAGAACCGGGAACAGCAGTGGAAGGTCGAGCGAAACTCCCTGGAACGCATGTTGGTGCGCACCAGCCTGGCATCCGAGGGCCAGGCGCCTGAGCTTGACCGGTTGTTGGCCCGCCTTCGCAAGGACCTCCGGAAAAACAGAGTGGATGTGGAGGCCTGGAAGGAGCTGCAGGACCAGATCGACCGCCAGGTCGCCCTGCTGGACGAACACCAGGCCTCGGCCGAGAAGAAACGGTCGTTGTTCTCGCGCAAACGGCGGGATCCGGAGCCGGTCAACGGGCCAGGGCCGCAGCCAGAGCCTGTCCCGCCCTCAGAAGCCGCTAACAAGCCGGGCAATGCCCAAGACATTGAAGACAATGCCCAGCGGCTGCGCATTGCCCGCCGGGTGGGTCAGCTCCTGGGCCAGATGCTCGCGCAGGTCTCCCTGGAACCCGCCACCGAGGCCAGGGCCAGGGCCCTTCAGCAATCCCTGCTGGCAAGCAATGACTGGAATGAGCTGCGGGAAGGGCTGAACCACGTGGCGGAACTGGTGATTGCCGCCGTTACCCGCAGCAAGCGGGAATTCGAGGCGTTTCTCAAGCGGCTGGATGAGCGCCTGGAACTGCTGCGGGGGCATTTCTCGGCGCAGTCGTCGGCCCAGTCCGGACGTCTGAATGCCTCTGAAAATCTTGATCGCGAGATCCGTGATGAAATTGAGCGCGTCGGGCTGCATTTGCAGGCCAGCGATAACCTCCAGGACCTGAAAAATTCGGTCAGCCGGCATCTGGCCTCCATCGGTCAGGCGGTGGGCCGCTTCCGCACCCAGGAGTCAGAGCGTGAGCGGGTGCTGTCCGAGCAGCTCGGTGCGATGCAGGAAAAAGTGGCGGCCATGGAGGCTCACTCGGAGCAGATGCAGGAGCAGGTTCGCAAGGAACGCCTGCGGGCAATGACCGACCTGCTCACCGAGTTGCCCAACCGGGAGGCCTGGCAGGAACGGCTGGCGTTCGAATACAACCGCTGGCAGCGCTACGGTCACCCGCTTACGGTCGGGGTGCTCGATATTGACCTGTTCAAGCGCGTCAATGACTCATACGGCCACAAGGCCGGAGACCGGGTGTTGCAGCTGGTGGCCAGGGAATTCAGGGAAGGCTTGCGCACCACCGACTTCGTCGCCCGCTTCGGGGGTGAGGAGTTTGTGATGCTGTTTCCGGAAACTGCACCGGTTGATGCCCGAACCGTGGTTGACAAGCTGCGGGAACATGTCGGGAAACTGCCGTTTCATTTCCGGGGCGAGCCGGTGGTGGTTACGTTTTCAGCGGGGCTGGCGGGTTTTGTTCCGGGTGATAATGAGGAGTCGGTTTTTGACCGGGCGGATCGCGCCCTGTATCAGGCCAAGGGCGCGGGCCGCGACCGGGTTGTCATCAGTGAGGAAGCGAGCTCCTAA